One window from the genome of Nitrosospira multiformis encodes:
- the xerD gene encoding site-specific tyrosine recombinase XerD, whose amino-acid sequence MSASELNAGLLDEFSDTLWLEDGLSRNTLESYRSDLRQFSEWLGKRKWNDHALTAATHADLLEFLAYKVSVRVKASTTSRELSSLKRFYRFLLRQGKIQADPSLNIDTPKLPRSLPASLTEADVEALLNAPDVERPLGLRDRAMLEVLYASGLRVSELVSLDIAQISLNMGVVRVMGKGGKERLTPLGEEALEWVIRYTKEARSVLLGGKASNTLFVTVRGSAMTRQAFWHLIKRHARFAGINNTLSPHTLRHAFATHLLNHGADLRVVQLLLGHADISTTQIYTHVARERLKQIHALHHPRG is encoded by the coding sequence ATGAGCGCGTCTGAGCTCAACGCAGGGTTACTGGATGAATTCTCTGACACCTTATGGCTGGAAGATGGGCTGTCACGCAATACGCTGGAGAGTTATCGCAGCGATCTGCGGCAATTTAGCGAATGGCTCGGGAAAAGAAAGTGGAATGACCATGCACTGACAGCCGCGACCCATGCCGATCTGTTGGAGTTTCTTGCCTACAAGGTTTCGGTCAGGGTCAAGGCCAGCACCACCAGCCGCGAGCTGTCGAGCTTGAAGCGATTTTACCGTTTTTTGCTACGTCAGGGGAAGATTCAGGCTGATCCCAGCCTCAATATTGACACGCCGAAACTCCCCCGCAGTCTGCCAGCAAGTCTGACCGAAGCAGACGTGGAAGCGCTGCTGAACGCGCCCGATGTGGAGCGGCCATTGGGGTTGCGTGATCGCGCCATGCTTGAGGTGTTGTACGCCAGCGGGCTACGGGTATCCGAGCTGGTCAGCCTTGACATTGCACAAATCAGTCTGAACATGGGTGTCGTGCGCGTAATGGGTAAGGGTGGAAAGGAGCGGCTGACACCTTTGGGTGAAGAAGCGCTGGAATGGGTAATCCGATACACCAAGGAAGCGCGGTCCGTATTATTGGGTGGAAAAGCCAGCAATACGCTGTTTGTGACAGTCCGAGGATCAGCCATGACACGCCAGGCTTTCTGGCATCTGATCAAGCGCCATGCGCGCTTCGCGGGTATCAACAACACTTTGTCACCCCACACATTACGCCACGCTTTCGCTACCCATCTGCTCAATCACGGTGCCGATTTGCGTGTCGTGCAACTATTGCTGGGCCATGCCGATATTTCCACCACGCAAATTTACACCCACGTGGCGCGCGAGCGGCTGAAGCAGATCCATGCCCTGCATCACCCACGGGGATGA
- a CDS encoding methylated-DNA--[protein]-cysteine S-methyltransferase: MNKPKTNLRAKSVEDYQAKLATPFAVLGIRIEEDWLTDIEYLPLDTPLLAPQTSLAKEVCNQLQAYLADSGFIFDLSLHIGGTIHQRRVWSAIQDIPSGATRSYADIATQLHSAPRAVGQACGANRLPIVIPCHRVIAKGGGLGGFMNASDGIPLTIKRWLLQHERV, translated from the coding sequence ATGAACAAACCGAAGACTAATCTGAGAGCAAAATCAGTGGAGGATTATCAGGCAAAACTCGCCACGCCATTTGCTGTTCTGGGTATCCGCATAGAGGAAGACTGGCTGACCGATATCGAATATCTGCCGCTGGATACGCCGCTACTCGCGCCGCAAACCTCTCTAGCCAAGGAAGTTTGCAATCAATTGCAGGCGTATCTGGCCGATTCGGGTTTCATATTTGATTTGTCGCTTCACATTGGAGGTACCATTCACCAGCGCCGGGTATGGAGTGCCATTCAGGACATTCCCAGCGGCGCGACCCGCAGTTATGCCGATATCGCTACGCAATTGCACTCCGCGCCGCGTGCCGTGGGGCAGGCGTGTGGCGCCAATCGTCTCCCCATCGTTATTCCATGTCATCGCGTTATTGCCAAAGGCGGCGGGTTGGGCGGCTTCATGAATGCAAGCGACGGCATCCCGCTCACCATTAAGCGCTGGCTATTGCAGCATGAGCGCGTCTGA
- a CDS encoding leucyl aminopeptidase, giving the protein MKFSIKSGTPEKQRGACVAVGVFEPGKLTEAAEAMDKIAGGYIGGILRSGDMKGNAGSTLVLHNVPGTLCERVLLVGLGKEQEINDKAYRDAVRAAFKALHETGATDATLFLTDVPMKERGAAWKVSQAVIVAMESIYRFDRLKSKIEGAKPHLRKITLGTTSRAELAASEEALQQGLAIADGMNLAKNLGNLAPNICTPTYLAEQATGIAKTHKLKVTILGQKDMEKLGMGSLLAVARGSRQPAKLIALEYWGQAKKERPIVLVGKGVTFDTGGISLKPAAEMDEMKYDMCGAASVLGTITAIAQMRLPLNVIGIIPTTENMPGGNATKPGDVVTSMSGQTIEILNTDAEGRLILCDALTYAERYEPETVIDIATLTGACVIALGHVASGLLSNDEELAEELLRASGQAADPAWRLPLWDDYQEQLKSNFADIANIGGRAGGTITAACFLSRFTRKYRWAHLDIAGTAWKSGKEKGATGRPVPLLTQFLIGRTVKKGR; this is encoded by the coding sequence GTGAAATTTAGCATAAAAAGCGGAACCCCGGAGAAACAGCGCGGTGCCTGCGTGGCCGTAGGCGTATTCGAGCCGGGTAAACTGACTGAGGCCGCGGAAGCCATGGATAAGATCGCCGGTGGGTATATCGGCGGCATATTACGCAGCGGCGATATGAAAGGCAACGCGGGTTCGACGCTGGTGCTGCACAACGTGCCCGGCACGCTGTGCGAGCGTGTATTGCTGGTAGGGCTTGGCAAGGAACAAGAAATTAACGACAAGGCGTACCGCGACGCCGTACGCGCCGCCTTCAAGGCGCTGCATGAGACGGGCGCCACCGATGCCACCCTGTTTTTGACTGACGTACCGATGAAAGAACGTGGCGCTGCCTGGAAGGTTTCACAGGCCGTGATTGTGGCGATGGAAAGCATCTATCGCTTCGATCGTCTCAAGAGCAAAATCGAGGGAGCCAAACCCCATCTGCGCAAAATCACCCTGGGCACAACCAGCCGGGCGGAACTTGCCGCCAGCGAAGAAGCCCTGCAACAGGGACTCGCCATCGCCGATGGCATGAACCTGGCCAAGAATCTCGGTAATCTGGCACCCAACATCTGTACTCCTACTTATCTGGCCGAGCAAGCCACAGGTATCGCCAAGACCCATAAGCTCAAGGTTACCATCCTGGGTCAGAAAGACATGGAAAAGCTCGGCATGGGATCGTTGCTGGCTGTCGCGCGCGGCAGCCGTCAACCCGCCAAGCTGATCGCGCTGGAATACTGGGGTCAGGCGAAAAAAGAAAGGCCCATCGTGCTAGTGGGCAAGGGTGTTACTTTTGATACCGGCGGCATTTCCTTAAAGCCCGCGGCGGAAATGGATGAAATGAAGTACGATATGTGCGGCGCGGCCAGTGTGCTTGGCACTATTACCGCGATCGCACAAATGCGGCTGCCGCTCAACGTAATCGGCATTATTCCCACCACCGAGAACATGCCGGGCGGCAATGCCACCAAACCTGGCGATGTCGTGACCAGCATGTCCGGACAAACCATAGAAATTCTCAACACCGACGCCGAAGGACGATTGATCCTGTGTGATGCGCTGACTTATGCCGAACGTTATGAGCCGGAAACGGTAATAGATATCGCCACGCTTACCGGCGCCTGTGTCATCGCGCTCGGACATGTGGCATCGGGTCTGCTCAGTAATGATGAAGAACTGGCGGAGGAATTGCTGCGCGCCTCCGGGCAGGCGGCGGATCCCGCCTGGCGTCTGCCCCTATGGGACGATTACCAGGAGCAACTAAAAAGCAATTTCGCCGATATTGCCAATATAGGCGGGCGTGCCGGCGGAACCATCACCGCCGCTTGCTTCCTGTCGCGTTTCACCAGGAAATATCGATGGGCACATCTGGACATTGCCGGGACCGCTTGGAAATCCGGTAAGGAAAAAGGCGCAACAGGCCGGCCGGTGCCGCTGTTGACTCAATTTTTAATTGGCCGGACGGTAAAGAAGGGCCGGTAA
- a CDS encoding DNA polymerase III subunit chi, which translates to MTEIDFYSGGGDKLHTAYRLVAKAVRQDLKLMVYSLDAAIVERFDKLLWTFSPVDFIPHCRTGNKLASVTPVVLGHHYGELLHDDVLLNLDIEYPPFFSRFQRLIEITGTTPEDTQAARKRYRFYKDRGYEIRHHKLGMV; encoded by the coding sequence ATGACCGAAATCGACTTTTATTCTGGCGGGGGCGATAAGCTGCATACTGCCTACCGTCTCGTCGCCAAGGCGGTGCGGCAAGATCTCAAACTGATGGTTTATAGCCTTGATGCGGCAATAGTCGAACGGTTCGACAAACTGTTGTGGACCTTCTCCCCGGTCGATTTTATCCCGCACTGCCGCACGGGTAACAAGCTGGCCAGTGTAACTCCGGTCGTACTTGGCCACCACTACGGCGAACTGCTACACGATGATGTACTACTCAATCTGGATATTGAATACCCGCCTTTTTTCAGCCGTTTCCAGCGCTTGATCGAAATCACCGGAACCACGCCGGAAGATACGCAGGCCGCACGAAAACGCTACCGCTTTTATAAGGACCGGGGGTATGAAATCCGTCATCACAAGCTTGGCATGGTATGA